One Succinivibrio dextrinosolvens DNA window includes the following coding sequences:
- a CDS encoding ISAs1 family transposase, whose amino-acid sequence MTSTDQDAFDNTINDASFLQRIVELNLTDPRAQDRIIYPLSVICSIVILARICNCNDASEQRLFWLEKLPWLKESFYGLDDDVPSEQTLRRVVSILNTNETVNFLTNYFANHRELSEKPLGSVPLKEREVIAADGQNINATRSSKNGNDARKDSGIDIVSLHSSTYGITLSQRTVDKKNHEAEVILDMIKALNLRNAILTWDAINTRPYTVKAVVDANADFLVCLKDNQGNLIDDVKTGFQFYDMDKYPGESVSSTMVFEAHGRKEGKEIAILDAKYALSKEMRKSGLMSIL is encoded by the coding sequence ATGACTTCAACTGACCAGGATGCTTTTGACAATACTATTAACGATGCTTCCTTTCTTCAGAGAATTGTTGAGCTGAATTTAACTGATCCTCGAGCACAGGATCGCATTATCTATCCTCTGAGTGTCATATGCTCTATAGTTATTTTAGCCAGAATATGTAACTGTAATGACGCAAGTGAACAGAGACTGTTTTGGTTAGAAAAGCTGCCTTGGCTTAAAGAAAGTTTCTATGGTTTGGATGATGACGTTCCATCAGAGCAGACCTTAAGAAGAGTAGTAAGCATTCTTAATACTAATGAAACGGTAAACTTCCTAACAAACTACTTTGCCAATCATAGAGAACTCTCAGAGAAACCATTGGGTTCAGTACCCTTAAAAGAAAGAGAGGTAATAGCAGCAGATGGACAGAATATCAATGCAACAAGATCAAGCAAGAACGGTAATGATGCACGAAAAGATTCTGGCATCGACATCGTTAGTCTGCATTCCTCAACCTACGGAATTACTCTCTCCCAGAGAACTGTAGACAAGAAAAATCATGAGGCAGAAGTAATTCTGGATATGATTAAAGCTCTGAATCTGAGAAATGCAATCCTCACCTGGGATGCCATAAATACCAGACCATATACAGTAAAGGCTGTGGTTGATGCCAATGCCGACTTTCTGGTTTGTCTGAAAGACAATCAGGGTAATCTGATAGATGACGTAAAAACCGGATTTCAATTCTACGATATGGATAAATATCCAGGGGAATCTGTTTCGTCTACCATGGTCTTTGAGGCTCATGGCAGAAAGGAAGGCAAAGAGATTGCAATTCTTGATGCCAAGTACGCCCTCTCTAAGGAAATGCGCAAAAGTGGCCTGATGTCAATTCTGTGA
- a CDS encoding helix-turn-helix domain-containing protein, translating to MDDFDNYLVEQQKNPKFKKEYDALEPDYQMISSLIAARAEKKLTQQDLSKITGIAQADLSKIENGNANPTLKTLKKIAEGLGKRLQISFV from the coding sequence ATGGATGATTTTGATAACTATTTGGTAGAGCAGCAAAAAAATCCAAAATTCAAAAAAGAGTATGATGCTTTGGAGCCTGATTATCAGATGATCTCTTCTCTGATTGCTGCAAGAGCTGAAAAAAAACTTACTCAGCAGGATCTCTCAAAAATTACAGGGATTGCTCAGGCAGATTTATCAAAAATCGAGAATGGAAATGCAAATCCTACTTTAAAAACCTTAAAAAAAATTGCTGAAGGATTAGGAAAAAGACTACAGATATCATTTGTCTGA
- the rpoH gene encoding RNA polymerase sigma factor RpoH: MLAPVGNIEGYVKAINQVPMLEIEDERALAIRLRDYGDLEAARKLVLSHLRLVVSIARGYSGYGLPLADLIQEGNIGLMKAVKHFDPDAGARLAAFAVHWIKSEIHDYVIKNWRVVKVATTKAQRKLFFKLRQNKKHLGWFSQSERETVAQTLGVTESDVAEMESRLAGQDIGYDLSAEDSSETAASLPMLAPAAYLEDENSNFAKNFENRDYKSFELEQLGNALNSLDERSKYIIKRRWLDEQKATLQELSNELKVSVERVRQIETSSLKKIKEMILHGQDSGTKLITK; the protein is encoded by the coding sequence ATGCTTGCCCCTGTTGGCAATATTGAAGGCTATGTAAAAGCCATCAATCAGGTTCCTATGCTTGAAATAGAGGATGAGAGAGCTCTTGCCATAAGACTTCGTGATTATGGTGATCTTGAAGCTGCAAGAAAGCTGGTGCTCTCTCACCTCAGACTCGTGGTAAGTATAGCCAGAGGTTATTCTGGTTATGGTCTGCCTCTGGCTGATCTTATTCAGGAAGGCAATATCGGGCTCATGAAGGCGGTTAAGCACTTTGACCCTGATGCTGGTGCAAGACTTGCTGCCTTTGCCGTTCACTGGATTAAATCTGAAATTCATGATTACGTTATCAAGAACTGGCGTGTAGTTAAGGTAGCTACCACCAAGGCTCAGAGAAAGCTTTTCTTCAAATTAAGACAGAATAAAAAGCATTTGGGATGGTTCTCTCAGAGTGAAAGAGAGACAGTTGCACAGACTCTTGGTGTGACCGAAAGTGATGTGGCTGAAATGGAGTCAAGACTGGCAGGACAGGATATTGGCTATGATCTTTCTGCAGAGGATTCTTCAGAAACTGCAGCCTCTCTGCCTATGCTTGCTCCTGCTGCCTATCTTGAGGATGAGAATTCCAACTTTGCCAAGAACTTTGAGAACAGAGACTATAAGAGCTTTGAGCTTGAACAGCTTGGTAATGCATTAAATTCACTTGATGAGAGATCAAAATACATCATTAAGAGAAGATGGCTTGATGAACAGAAGGCAACCCTTCAGGAACTGTCTAATGAACTTAAGGTTTCAGTTGAGCGCGTAAGACAGATTGAAACCTCATCTCTAAAGAAGATCAAGGAAATGATCCTTCATGGTCAGGATTCAGGTACCAAGCTTATCACCAAGTAA
- the ftsY gene encoding signal recognition particle-docking protein FtsY — MGLFSFFSKKNKEENQNEENISEKVNDTEKTAEEVKESAGTEALNTESSKTEQSESESAVEKSNETEQTQKVQTSDSKEEQPQSVAAEEAKAEPEVEVAEDKEIPEASDTLETKTEVTKDAVQEKTEQFESEAAPVEAVVPAEEDKNSDKAEETKVKRSFFERLKRTRENLALGIGALVSGKKIDEGLYEELETSLLTADLGVETTTRIIEKLREESKLRELKDASALKNNLKNILKDILKPCAIPLEVKRTNDLPFVILMVGVNGAGKTTTIGKLALKYKEQGKSVMLAAGDTFRAAAVEQLKEWGARTNTPVVSQPTGSDSASVIYDALTSAKAHNTDVLICDTAGRLQNKDNLMEELKKIVRVMKKIDENVPNEVMLVLDSTTGQNAVSQMKIFGEAVNVSGLVLTKLDGTAKGGVIFALADKFKVPVRYVGIGESKEDLRVFDVDHFVDALFS, encoded by the coding sequence ATGGGCCTTTTTTCATTTTTCTCTAAAAAGAATAAAGAAGAAAATCAGAACGAAGAGAATATCTCAGAGAAAGTTAATGATACAGAGAAGACTGCTGAAGAAGTAAAAGAGTCAGCAGGTACAGAAGCATTAAATACCGAATCATCAAAGACAGAGCAATCTGAGAGTGAAAGTGCTGTTGAAAAGTCCAATGAGACAGAGCAGACACAGAAGGTACAGACCTCAGATTCTAAAGAGGAACAGCCTCAGAGTGTAGCTGCAGAAGAGGCTAAGGCTGAGCCTGAAGTTGAGGTAGCTGAGGATAAAGAAATTCCTGAGGCTTCAGACACCCTGGAAACTAAAACTGAGGTTACTAAGGATGCTGTACAGGAAAAGACTGAACAGTTTGAAAGCGAAGCTGCTCCTGTTGAAGCTGTTGTTCCTGCTGAAGAAGATAAAAACTCAGATAAAGCTGAAGAAACCAAGGTTAAGAGATCATTCTTTGAAAGATTAAAGCGTACTCGTGAGAATCTGGCTTTAGGTATCGGCGCTCTGGTTTCTGGTAAGAAGATTGATGAAGGTCTGTATGAGGAGCTAGAAACCTCTTTATTAACCGCTGATCTTGGTGTTGAGACCACCACCAGAATTATTGAGAAGCTGCGTGAAGAGTCAAAACTGCGTGAGCTTAAGGATGCAAGTGCTCTAAAGAATAATCTTAAGAATATTCTAAAAGATATTCTAAAGCCTTGTGCAATTCCTCTTGAGGTAAAAAGAACCAACGATCTGCCATTTGTTATCCTGATGGTAGGTGTTAACGGTGCAGGTAAAACTACTACCATCGGTAAGCTTGCTCTTAAGTATAAGGAGCAGGGCAAGAGCGTAATGCTTGCTGCCGGTGATACCTTCAGAGCTGCAGCTGTTGAACAGTTAAAGGAGTGGGGAGCACGTACCAATACTCCTGTAGTCTCTCAGCCAACAGGTTCCGACAGTGCATCAGTTATCTATGATGCTCTAACCTCAGCTAAGGCTCACAATACAGATGTGCTTATCTGCGATACCGCGGGCAGACTTCAGAACAAGGACAATCTGATGGAAGAGCTCAAGAAGATTGTTCGCGTTATGAAGAAGATTGATGAGAATGTTCCTAACGAGGTTATGCTGGTACTGGATTCAACCACCGGTCAGAATGCTGTTTCTCAGATGAAGATTTTCGGAGAGGCTGTCAATGTCTCCGGACTTGTACTGACTAAGCTCGATGGTACAGCTAAAGGCGGTGTAATCTTTGCTCTTGCTGATAAGTTTAAAGTACCTGTAAGATACGTCGGTATAGGCGAGAGTAAGGAAGATTTAAGAGTATTCGATGTCGACCATTTCGTTGATGCTCTCTTCAGCTAG
- the rsmD gene encoding 16S rRNA (guanine(966)-N(2))-methyltransferase RsmD, with protein MAGYENEIKIIGGLYKGKLIPLKDAEGLRPTPARVRETIFTWLSGNIENARVLDLFAGSGALGFEALSRGADKVTLVEMNPQTVSTIKGVAETFKTDKVEVIKADALSYLENTSEKFDVIFVDPPYKLDIYESVLSLILKRNLIDENSVIYVEMRNGSNQIVPGLECIREQTAGQAKYTLMRKSSLLF; from the coding sequence ATGGCTGGATACGAAAACGAAATTAAGATTATTGGCGGCCTGTATAAAGGTAAGCTTATCCCTTTAAAGGATGCAGAAGGCCTAAGACCAACCCCTGCCAGAGTAAGAGAAACCATCTTCACCTGGCTTAGCGGCAACATTGAAAATGCCCGTGTGCTTGATCTGTTTGCAGGTTCAGGAGCATTAGGCTTTGAAGCTCTATCAAGAGGTGCTGATAAGGTTACCTTAGTTGAGATGAATCCTCAGACAGTATCTACCATAAAAGGTGTTGCTGAAACCTTTAAGACAGACAAGGTGGAAGTAATTAAGGCTGACGCCCTATCCTATCTTGAGAATACTTCAGAGAAATTTGATGTCATCTTTGTTGACCCACCTTATAAGCTGGACATCTATGAGTCTGTACTGAGTCTTATCCTAAAGAGAAATCTTATTGATGAGAATTCAGTTATCTATGTAGAGATGAGAAACGGTTCCAATCAGATTGTTCCTGGACTTGAATGTATCAGAGAACAGACTGCAGGACAGGCTAAATATACCCTGATGAGAAAGAGCAGTCTGCTGTTTTAG
- a CDS encoding L-serine ammonia-lyase produces MSEYKYKIQNRPPVETAIFDFFKVGPGPSSSHTIGPMKAGNDFYNKISALSDEVISKAAAIEVTLLGSLSATGVGHGTDSAVLAGIIGNIPEKCPGSVLQDIKKTPEKKYEIKLKNKSITVSLDCIKFGPVKHDSPYNNTMLIALLDANRNNLFEVEYYSVGGGFIQWKGWKEEERGKPVHPYGTMRELHQRLQETGLTIHELILENEMSITGMSRPKICEKLDELMEVMYDSVKRGLNNVGKLPGHLGVWRKAQAILEQYKTNNFEADRLMGKINSYAFAVSEENASGGVIVTAPTCGAAGVIPALLYAMRNDMSLGDRALREGLLASVAVGMLCKHNAGIAGAEVGCQGEIGVASSMAAAMLAHARGYDACVVENAAEIALEHHLGLTCDPVGGYVQIPCIERNAMGAIKAYNAVLLATAEKDTQHKVSLDAAIMAMNEIGRNMNIKFKETSAGGLAVSVVEC; encoded by the coding sequence ATGTCAGAATATAAATACAAAATACAAAACAGACCTCCTGTAGAAACAGCTATCTTTGATTTTTTCAAGGTTGGTCCTGGTCCATCAAGTTCTCATACAATCGGACCAATGAAGGCTGGTAACGATTTTTACAATAAGATTTCAGCTCTGAGTGATGAAGTGATTTCAAAAGCCGCTGCAATTGAGGTAACCTTACTGGGATCACTGTCTGCAACCGGTGTTGGTCACGGCACTGATTCCGCTGTTCTGGCCGGTATAATCGGTAATATTCCTGAGAAATGTCCAGGCTCCGTGCTTCAGGATATTAAGAAGACTCCTGAAAAGAAATACGAAATTAAGCTTAAAAATAAATCAATTACGGTGAGTCTGGACTGTATCAAGTTCGGTCCTGTAAAGCATGACTCTCCTTACAACAACACCATGCTGATTGCTCTGCTTGATGCAAACAGAAATAACCTGTTTGAGGTTGAATACTATTCTGTGGGCGGGGGCTTTATTCAGTGGAAAGGCTGGAAGGAAGAGGAAAGAGGTAAACCTGTCCATCCATACGGAACGATGCGTGAACTGCATCAGAGACTTCAGGAAACAGGTCTTACTATACATGAGCTTATCCTTGAGAATGAGATGTCTATAACCGGTATGTCCCGTCCAAAGATCTGCGAAAAACTCGATGAGCTTATGGAGGTTATGTACGACTCTGTAAAAAGAGGTCTTAATAACGTAGGTAAACTTCCAGGTCACCTTGGAGTATGGAGAAAGGCTCAGGCTATCTTAGAGCAGTACAAGACCAATAACTTTGAGGCAGACAGACTGATGGGCAAGATTAACTCCTATGCCTTTGCTGTTTCCGAAGAGAACGCCTCCGGTGGTGTGATTGTTACAGCTCCAACCTGTGGTGCTGCAGGAGTAATTCCAGCTCTGCTGTACGCTATGAGAAATGATATGAGCTTGGGAGACCGAGCTCTGCGCGAAGGTCTTCTGGCCTCTGTAGCCGTTGGTATGCTCTGCAAGCACAATGCAGGTATTGCCGGTGCAGAGGTTGGCTGTCAGGGAGAAATTGGTGTTGCCTCATCCATGGCTGCTGCCATGTTGGCTCATGCAAGAGGCTATGATGCCTGTGTTGTGGAAAATGCGGCTGAAATTGCTCTTGAGCATCATCTGGGTCTAACCTGTGATCCTGTAGGCGGTTATGTGCAGATCCCTTGTATTGAAAGAAACGCAATGGGAGCTATCAAGGCATATAACGCAGTGCTTCTGGCTACTGCAGAGAAGGATACTCAGCACAAGGTGTCTTTGGATGCTGCAATTATGGCTATGAATGAAATCGGCAGAAATATGAACATCAAGTTCAAGGAAACCAGTGCCGGTGGTTTGGCTGTAAGCGTGGTTGAGTGTTAA
- a CDS encoding aromatic amino acid transport family protein — translation MEITNNTAATSQVVTSNSRERWHKFDIMWMLNLFGTAVGAGILFLPITAGMSGLWPLVIITLIVGPMTYFAHRGLARLVLASSLKDGDITNVTEEFFGKSAGLIITALYFFAIYPILLIYGVSITNTVDSFIVNQLHMSAPPRVILAGICVFSYIAIIICGEKLVLLFNEKLVYPLCCILFAMSLYLIPKWDLSQFSFVPDFGSFASTLWITIPVLVFAFNHSPAISTFAVSQKERYGDQAEKYASRTLKYTSGILVLFVMLFVFSCVLSLSPQDLSMARAQNISILSYLANKFDAPVIAYFGPFVAFLAISTSFFGHYMGAREGLNGIIVKLTPGAKMVSKRRNRVITIFFLLTLWFVATVNPSILSLIESLGGPIIAIILFLMPMYAIAKIPAMKKYQGSFSNVFITVMGIVTIASLLLSFI, via the coding sequence ATGGAAATAACTAATAATACTGCTGCAACTTCTCAGGTTGTTACCAGCAACTCAAGAGAAAGATGGCACAAGTTCGACATCATGTGGATGCTGAACCTATTTGGAACCGCTGTTGGTGCCGGAATTTTATTCCTGCCTATTACCGCCGGTATGTCCGGATTATGGCCTCTGGTAATCATTACCCTTATTGTAGGCCCCATGACATACTTTGCTCACAGAGGCCTTGCCAGACTTGTACTGGCATCATCTCTAAAGGACGGTGATATTACCAATGTTACTGAGGAATTCTTCGGTAAATCAGCAGGTTTAATCATTACTGCTCTGTATTTCTTTGCTATCTACCCAATTCTTCTGATTTACGGCGTAAGTATTACCAATACTGTAGACAGCTTTATCGTAAATCAGCTGCATATGAGTGCTCCTCCAAGAGTAATTCTTGCCGGTATCTGTGTTTTCTCTTACATTGCAATTATCATCTGCGGTGAGAAGCTGGTTCTTCTGTTCAATGAGAAGCTTGTATACCCACTCTGCTGTATTCTTTTCGCAATGTCTTTATATCTGATTCCAAAGTGGGATCTTTCACAGTTCAGTTTTGTTCCTGATTTCGGCAGCTTTGCATCTACTCTGTGGATTACCATTCCTGTATTAGTATTTGCATTCAACCACTCTCCTGCAATCTCAACTTTTGCTGTATCTCAGAAAGAGCGTTATGGTGATCAGGCTGAAAAGTATGCAAGCCGTACTCTTAAGTACACTAGTGGAATCCTGGTTCTGTTTGTTATGCTGTTTGTATTCTCCTGTGTGTTATCACTGTCTCCACAGGATCTGAGCATGGCCAGAGCCCAGAACATCAGCATTCTGTCATATCTTGCCAACAAGTTTGATGCTCCTGTAATTGCTTACTTTGGACCATTTGTAGCTTTCCTGGCTATCTCAACCTCATTCTTCGGTCACTACATGGGCGCAAGAGAAGGTTTAAACGGCATCATTGTTAAGCTGACTCCAGGTGCCAAGATGGTAAGCAAACGCAGAAACCGCGTTATCACCATTTTCTTCCTTCTAACCTTATGGTTTGTGGCAACCGTTAATCCAAGTATCCTAAGTCTGATTGAGTCACTTGGCGGTCCTATCATTGCCATCATTCTGTTCTTAATGCCAATGTATGCAATTGCCAAGATTCCCGCAATGAAGAAGTATCAGGGTAGTTTCTCTAATGTCTTCATTACCGTAATGGGTATCGTAACTATTGCTTCACTGCTGTTAAGCTTTATCTAA
- a CDS encoding MBL fold metallo-hydrolase: MIVAIPVKGYFAENCYFYIDDRTKHGFLIDPGAESYKLLNLIVRKGWIIEKILLTHGHFDHIGAVNEIRDALSVPVVAHKNSYSYLSDGYMNLSSQCGYPITVKVDAVTHDGDILRLEENNEFSLQVIYTPGHTTDSIILYSEKDRVAFVGDTIFKGNIGSYQFPGGNPKDLMKSIVNKIFSLPDNTVLLSGHSDKTTVGAEKKNATFSRIMIW, encoded by the coding sequence ATGATAGTAGCGATTCCAGTAAAAGGGTATTTTGCAGAAAACTGCTATTTTTATATCGATGATCGTACAAAGCATGGATTTTTGATAGATCCTGGCGCTGAGTCATATAAGTTATTAAATTTGATTGTTAGAAAAGGCTGGATTATTGAAAAAATACTGTTGACCCATGGTCACTTTGATCACATTGGTGCAGTTAATGAAATAAGAGATGCTCTTTCTGTACCTGTAGTAGCACATAAAAATTCATATAGCTACCTGTCTGATGGCTATATGAACCTCTCATCACAATGCGGTTATCCAATTACTGTAAAAGTGGATGCAGTTACGCATGATGGAGATATTCTAAGACTTGAAGAAAATAATGAGTTTTCTTTACAGGTTATATATACTCCCGGACATACGACTGACTCAATTATTTTATATTCAGAAAAGGATAGAGTAGCTTTTGTTGGAGATACAATTTTCAAAGGAAATATAGGAAGTTACCAGTTTCCTGGAGGTAATCCCAAAGATTTAATGAAAAGTATCGTAAATAAGATTTTTTCTTTGCCTGATAACACAGTACTACTGTCAGGCCATTCAGATAAGACAACTGTTGGGGCTGAGAAAAAAAACGCTACCTTTAGCAGAATTATGATTTGGTGA
- a CDS encoding DsbA family oxidoreductase, producing MKITYWSDYACPYCYIGETRLKKIIANMPEMKGRQFELEMKAFQLDPYAEKFSTGDTQTRFAKKYGISMEEAGETIEKISKMGMREGLDFRYATTLFTNTLDAHRLTKFAMNTGDKKLTDSLIEKLYKAYFTDNKELADKEVLLNIAVECGLNKDEVKMLLDSDKYKDEVILDEKEASRYGIHSVPFFYVNGYGISGAQSEEYMKDTILAALEKENTKNENTHGMSCGPTGCIIG from the coding sequence ATGAAAATTACCTACTGGTCTGATTACGCTTGTCCTTATTGCTACATTGGTGAAACCAGATTGAAGAAAATAATTGCGAATATGCCTGAAATGAAGGGAAGGCAGTTTGAGCTTGAAATGAAGGCTTTTCAGCTTGATCCTTATGCAGAAAAATTCTCTACAGGTGATACTCAAACAAGATTCGCTAAAAAATATGGCATATCCATGGAAGAAGCTGGAGAAACAATTGAGAAGATTTCAAAAATGGGAATGAGAGAGGGATTAGATTTCAGATATGCGACTACTCTTTTTACCAATACCTTGGATGCGCACAGACTTACCAAATTTGCAATGAATACAGGTGATAAGAAACTAACTGACAGTCTAATTGAGAAACTGTATAAGGCTTATTTTACCGATAACAAGGAACTGGCTGACAAAGAGGTATTACTTAATATTGCCGTTGAGTGTGGACTTAACAAGGATGAAGTTAAGATGCTCCTTGACTCAGATAAATATAAGGATGAAGTCATTCTTGATGAGAAAGAAGCATCAAGATACGGGATTCACTCTGTTCCATTTTTTTATGTAAATGGTTACGGTATTAGCGGAGCTCAGTCTGAAGAATACATGAAAGATACAATTTTGGCTGCACTTGAGAAAGAAAACACCAAAAATGAAAATACTCATGGTATGTCTTGCGGTCCTACAGGTTGCATAATTGGTTAG
- a CDS encoding TetR/AcrR family transcriptional regulator — protein MARKSGRPPKNEIGHDSQQKIIDAAVKLIKEIGADNITVRKVCTEAESSIGTFYHYFRDKDELLMYFIQELPFKNCELKENLSNISERIIELYMKLVNRYMELGLDFMKCFYTPSNSSLKAYMSEIDGKFLDGTVMSRCEEELSKAQDEGYVKKDLDPHVITADVCSIVKGCIFDWCLTDGKSELKENIRRILNAYFRYCICL, from the coding sequence ATGGCAAGAAAAAGTGGAAGACCACCAAAGAACGAGATCGGTCATGATTCTCAGCAGAAAATCATAGATGCAGCTGTAAAGCTGATAAAAGAAATAGGTGCAGATAATATAACAGTACGAAAAGTTTGTACAGAAGCAGAATCATCCATTGGAACTTTTTATCATTATTTCAGAGATAAAGATGAGTTACTGATGTATTTTATTCAGGAATTGCCCTTTAAAAACTGTGAATTAAAAGAAAATTTATCCAATATTTCTGAAAGAATCATTGAACTTTATATGAAGCTTGTAAACCGTTATATGGAGTTGGGACTGGATTTTATGAAATGCTTCTACACCCCATCAAACTCATCTTTAAAAGCATATATGAGTGAGATTGACGGAAAGTTTTTAGACGGGACTGTAATGTCTAGATGTGAAGAGGAACTCTCTAAAGCACAGGACGAAGGATATGTAAAAAAAGATCTTGATCCTCACGTAATAACTGCAGATGTTTGCTCCATAGTTAAAGGATGTATATTTGACTGGTGTCTTACTGACGGAAAAAGCGAACTTAAAGAAAATATACGTAGAATTCTCAATGCTTATTTTCGATATTGCATATGTCTGTAG
- a CDS encoding LysE/ArgO family amino acid transporter, with amino-acid sequence MYTYYLQGLTMGLAYLAPIGMQNLFVINSALNDSRRRAFFTAIIVAFFDITLSASCFYGIGSLMEKYDFIKLGILLIGSIVLIKIGLGLVKSKAGEIKKASERMPIRRTISSACFVTWCNPQAIIDGTMMLGAFHVTLLSNQALPFMSGIISASFLWFLGLIFLISLFSCRINAGVLTVINRICGVVIIIYGLNLVKSFFYLL; translated from the coding sequence ATGTACACTTATTATCTGCAGGGACTTACTATGGGACTTGCATACCTTGCTCCAATTGGTATGCAGAATCTGTTCGTGATTAATTCCGCATTGAATGATTCCAGACGAAGAGCTTTTTTTACCGCAATCATTGTGGCTTTTTTTGATATTACCTTATCAGCCTCCTGTTTCTATGGTATTGGCAGTTTAATGGAGAAATATGATTTTATTAAACTGGGAATACTTCTCATAGGTAGCATCGTACTTATCAAAATAGGTCTTGGACTGGTTAAGAGTAAGGCTGGTGAGATTAAAAAAGCCTCAGAAAGAATGCCTATCAGAAGAACTATCTCCTCAGCATGTTTTGTAACCTGGTGTAATCCTCAGGCAATTATTGATGGCACTATGATGCTGGGGGCTTTTCATGTAACTCTGCTTTCCAATCAGGCTCTGCCATTTATGTCTGGCATTATCTCCGCATCTTTTCTATGGTTTTTAGGGCTTATTTTCCTTATCTCTCTGTTCAGCTGCAGAATTAATGCAGGTGTTCTGACTGTTATCAACAGGATCTGCGGTGTGGTTATAATTATTTACGGTTTAAATCTTGTGAAGTCATTCTTCTATCTTTTGTAA